In the Clostridium beijerinckii genome, one interval contains:
- a CDS encoding MFS transporter, with amino-acid sequence MDKSSIQLTSKRWKRLIPVAFITYSLAYLDRANYSFGVAGGMGESLHITASIASLLSALFFLGYFFFQVPAAWFAEKKSAKKLVFWSLIFWGILAASNGLITNVKVLMVTRFILGIIESAVMPAMLIFLSNWFTKKERSRANTFLILGNPATVLWMSIVSGYLVNSVGWRWMFILEGIPPILWAFFWLKLSDNKPKEAKWLTEQEKKDIDMVMEEEQKGIKPVKNYREAFKSPKVIILSFQYFFWSIGVYGFVMWLPSILKASPQISIVSAGWLSSLPYALAVVLMLVSSYYSDRTGNRKTFVWAYLLIGTFAFFGSYLIGTSNFWLSYILLVIAGGVMYAPYGPFFAIITEILPKNVSGGASALINSMGALGSFAGSYVVGYLNGITGSVDASYIFMSGSLLLSVFLMIAVKTSKVSNKIENAVEAS; translated from the coding sequence ATGGATAAATCAAGTATTCAATTAACTTCTAAAAGGTGGAAAAGATTAATACCAGTAGCATTTATTACTTATAGCCTAGCTTACTTGGATCGTGCAAATTATAGTTTTGGTGTTGCAGGAGGTATGGGTGAATCTTTGCATATTACAGCATCGATAGCATCTCTTCTATCCGCCTTATTTTTCTTAGGATATTTCTTTTTTCAAGTACCAGCAGCATGGTTTGCAGAAAAGAAAAGTGCTAAAAAATTAGTTTTTTGGAGTTTAATATTCTGGGGGATATTAGCTGCTTCAAATGGCTTGATAACGAATGTAAAAGTTTTAATGGTTACTAGATTCATACTTGGAATAATTGAAAGTGCTGTTATGCCAGCTATGTTGATTTTTTTAAGTAATTGGTTTACAAAAAAAGAACGTTCAAGAGCAAATACATTTCTAATTTTAGGTAATCCAGCTACTGTTTTATGGATGTCTATTGTATCAGGATATTTAGTAAATTCTGTAGGATGGAGATGGATGTTTATACTTGAAGGAATACCACCAATTTTATGGGCGTTCTTCTGGTTGAAACTTTCAGATAATAAACCAAAGGAAGCAAAATGGTTAACTGAACAGGAAAAGAAAGATATTGATATGGTGATGGAAGAAGAACAAAAAGGCATAAAACCAGTAAAAAATTATAGAGAAGCATTTAAATCACCTAAGGTAATAATTTTATCATTTCAATATTTTTTCTGGAGTATAGGTGTTTACGGTTTTGTAATGTGGTTACCATCTATTCTAAAGGCAAGTCCTCAAATTAGCATTGTTTCAGCCGGTTGGCTATCATCATTGCCATATGCTTTAGCAGTAGTATTGATGTTAGTATCGTCTTATTATTCAGATCGTACCGGAAATAGAAAGACATTTGTTTGGGCATACTTATTAATAGGTACATTTGCATTTTTTGGTTCATATTTAATTGGGACTTCAAACTTTTGGTTATCATATATTTTACTTGTAATTGCAGGAGGGGTTATGTATGCACCTTATGGTCCGTTTTTTGCAATAATTACAGAAATATTACCTAAGAATGTATCTGGAGGAGCAAGTGCCTTAATCAATAGTATGGGTGCACTAGGATCATTTGCAGGCTCATATGTCGTAGGATATTTGAATGGTATAACAGGCTCAGTAGATGCATCATATATATTTATGTCAGGGTCACTTTTGTTATCAGTATTTCTAATGATTGCGGTTAAAACTTCTAAGGTATCGAATAAAATAGAAAATGCAGTAGAGGCTTCATAA
- a CDS encoding Cof-type HAD-IIB family hydrolase, with product MIKLIAADMDGTLLNSNHKISKENIKAIKVAEKMGVKFAISTGRMYEDVKPLLDESNLKCQCVVLNGGEYIDENGKVLEGIYIDSKQAREIIDMILKEKIIAEIYTNDGLYSVNTREEALTEVAYRIMVFDPETTFEDAMEMAKNHPHFINLKYVKDINDFLNSNVKIGKFVAFYNDEETTKKVKNKLESIGELAIASTFTKNIEINNKNAQKGLILARVAEKMGIKRDEVMVIGDSFNDYSMFTEFTESVAMENAVPEIKEIAKYITDTNDNAGVAKAIYKALNLENKKY from the coding sequence ATGATAAAACTTATTGCAGCTGATATGGATGGAACACTGCTTAATAGCAATCATAAGATATCAAAGGAAAATATAAAAGCTATAAAAGTGGCTGAGAAAATGGGAGTGAAATTTGCAATTTCTACTGGAAGAATGTATGAAGATGTTAAACCCCTACTTGATGAATCTAATTTAAAATGTCAATGTGTCGTTCTAAATGGCGGAGAATACATAGATGAGAATGGAAAGGTATTAGAAGGAATTTACATTGATAGTAAGCAAGCAAGAGAAATTATAGATATGATATTAAAGGAAAAAATTATAGCTGAAATTTATACTAATGATGGATTATATAGTGTAAATACAAGAGAGGAAGCATTAACTGAAGTTGCATACAGAATTATGGTATTCGACCCAGAAACAACTTTTGAAGATGCTATGGAAATGGCTAAAAATCATCCTCATTTTATTAATTTAAAATATGTTAAAGATATAAACGATTTTTTGAATAGTAATGTTAAGATAGGAAAATTTGTTGCATTTTATAACGATGAAGAGACAACTAAAAAGGTAAAGAACAAATTGGAATCAATAGGGGAACTTGCTATAGCATCAACTTTTACTAAAAATATAGAAATAAATAATAAAAATGCACAAAAGGGATTAATATTAGCAAGAGTTGCGGAAAAAATGGGGATAAAAAGAGATGAAGTAATGGTGATTGGGGATAGTTTTAATGATTACTCAATGTTTACTGAATTTACTGAATCCGTTGCTATGGAAAATGCAGTACCAGAAATAAAAGAAATAGCCAAGTATATAACTGATACCAATGACAATGCTGGAGTTGCTAAAGCTATTTATAAGGCTTTGAATTTAGAGAACAAAAAATATTAA
- a CDS encoding TIM-barrel domain-containing protein yields the protein MKISNKIISLKNIDNYLEITTNAAKYRIILLNDNIVRVRCTFDEEFQEEASYALVMTAWKDKMDELLKDERKQVEAISSSYEDLGNYILLTTKSLNINIYKEPFGVEITDKQGNILHSDLKEKSYVKDSLGRIYHYSCMDDEDYFYGFGEKAGYLNKKKRRMRMHNVDTIGYDSEHTDPLYKHIPFYIKFNNKNSIASGIFYNNSYDSTFDMGCERSGYWNKYSYFCADGGELDTFFIYGPKIKDVVRNYTDLTGKTAMSTKYSLGYMGSTMYYTELDKDSDKAILRFLDRCKEEGIPCDGFFMSSGYTTGEDGKRYVFNWNYDRFKNPEDFVSQVKEKGACVAPNIKPGMLISNPLYKEFDEAGAYIKDDEGEKSQTDRYWGGQASFVDFTNPKGRELWKKHLKESLVSLGITSIWNDNNEYEINNTEAICHFEGMKKEISGLRPIMPNLMALMAKETVAEVYQNIRPYIVNRAGFAGIQRYAQTWAGDNNTSWKSLKFNIPVMLGMGLSGVANQGCDIGGFFGPAPEPELFVRWVQNGIFQPRFSIHSCNTDNTVTEPWMYPSYTKYIKEAIKLRYKLVPYLYSLLFEASKEGSPIMRPLIYEFQDDKKLLEESFDFMLGSSILIANVLEKGAKTRKVYLPEGAVWFDWDTKQTYEGGQTIEVEVSLNSIPMFFRSGAIIPIAEGLANIHNDSIETLKLLIEPSEESSFVLYEDDGVTNNYKNGEYLKTLISVKRENSVKIAFEKEGGYDKQPKEINIDLICKDIAPVQVNLRDKKLAMFLDIKEWELSEEGWYFDIEQKTTKIKYKNINENHDLNVNFSVKDLISI from the coding sequence ATGAAGATAAGTAATAAAATTATAAGTCTAAAAAATATTGATAATTATTTAGAAATCACTACCAATGCAGCTAAATATAGAATTATACTTTTAAATGATAATATAGTAAGAGTTCGCTGTACTTTTGATGAGGAGTTTCAAGAAGAAGCATCATATGCTTTAGTTATGACAGCTTGGAAAGATAAAATGGACGAGTTATTAAAAGATGAAAGAAAACAAGTAGAAGCAATTAGCAGTAGTTATGAAGATTTAGGTAATTATATTTTATTAACTACAAAAAGTTTAAATATAAATATTTATAAAGAACCTTTTGGAGTAGAGATTACAGATAAGCAAGGTAATATATTACATTCAGATTTAAAAGAAAAATCATATGTAAAAGATAGCTTAGGAAGAATTTATCATTATTCATGTATGGATGATGAAGATTATTTTTATGGATTTGGGGAAAAAGCTGGGTATTTAAATAAGAAAAAGAGAAGAATGAGAATGCATAATGTAGATACTATAGGTTATGATTCAGAACATACAGATCCATTATATAAGCATATACCTTTTTATATAAAATTTAATAATAAAAATAGCATAGCTAGCGGAATATTCTATAACAATTCTTATGATTCCACTTTTGATATGGGATGTGAAAGAAGTGGATATTGGAATAAATACAGTTATTTCTGTGCTGATGGTGGAGAATTAGATACATTTTTCATCTATGGACCTAAAATCAAAGATGTGGTAAGAAATTATACTGATTTAACAGGAAAAACTGCAATGTCTACAAAGTATTCTTTAGGATATATGGGATCAACTATGTATTATACAGAATTAGATAAAGATTCAGATAAAGCTATCTTACGATTTTTAGATAGATGTAAAGAAGAAGGAATCCCTTGTGATGGTTTCTTTATGTCATCAGGATATACTACAGGGGAAGATGGAAAAAGATATGTATTCAATTGGAATTATGATAGATTCAAAAACCCTGAAGATTTTGTAAGCCAAGTGAAGGAAAAAGGGGCTTGTGTGGCACCTAACATAAAACCAGGTATGTTAATTTCTAATCCGCTATACAAAGAATTTGATGAAGCCGGGGCTTATATAAAGGATGACGAAGGAGAAAAATCTCAAACAGATAGATATTGGGGAGGTCAAGCTTCTTTTGTAGATTTTACAAATCCTAAGGGAAGAGAATTATGGAAAAAGCATTTAAAAGAATCTTTAGTTTCACTAGGAATCACATCTATATGGAATGATAATAATGAGTATGAAATAAATAATACGGAAGCAATTTGTCATTTCGAGGGCATGAAGAAAGAAATAAGTGGTTTAAGACCAATAATGCCAAATTTAATGGCACTTATGGCAAAGGAAACAGTCGCAGAAGTTTATCAAAATATAAGACCATATATAGTGAATAGGGCTGGATTTGCAGGGATTCAACGTTATGCTCAAACATGGGCTGGAGATAATAATACAAGCTGGAAGAGTTTAAAATTCAATATTCCAGTAATGCTTGGAATGGGCCTTTCAGGAGTTGCAAATCAAGGATGTGATATAGGAGGATTTTTTGGACCAGCACCTGAGCCTGAGCTATTTGTAAGATGGGTTCAAAATGGAATATTCCAGCCAAGATTCTCAATTCATTCTTGCAATACTGATAATACTGTTACAGAACCATGGATGTATCCATCTTATACAAAATATATAAAAGAAGCTATAAAACTTAGATATAAATTAGTACCATACTTATATTCATTGTTATTTGAAGCATCTAAAGAAGGATCACCAATTATGAGGCCTTTAATATATGAATTCCAAGATGATAAAAAATTACTTGAGGAAAGCTTTGATTTTATGCTTGGAAGTTCTATTTTGATTGCAAACGTCCTAGAAAAAGGTGCAAAAACAAGAAAAGTATATTTACCTGAAGGAGCTGTTTGGTTTGATTGGGATACAAAACAGACATATGAAGGTGGACAGACGATTGAAGTTGAAGTTTCATTAAACTCAATTCCTATGTTCTTTAGAAGTGGAGCAATAATTCCAATTGCTGAAGGCTTAGCTAATATTCATAATGATTCAATAGAAACACTTAAGCTTCTAATAGAGCCATCAGAGGAATCAAGCTTTGTATTATATGAAGACGATGGTGTAACTAATAACTACAAAAATGGTGAATACTTAAAGACGTTAATATCAGTGAAGAGAGAAAATAGTGTTAAAATTGCATTTGAAAAAGAAGGCGGATATGACAAGCAGCCTAAAGAAATTAATATAGATTTAATATGTAAGGATATAGCTCCAGTTCAAGTTAACTTAAGAGATAAAAAGCTTGCCATGTTCCTAGATATAAAAGAATGGGAATTAAGCGAAGAAGGTTGGTATTTTGATATAGAACAAAAAACAACTAAAATAAAATATAAGAACATAAATGAAAATCATGATCTTAATGTTAATTTTAGCGTTAAAGATTTAATTTCTATATAA
- a CDS encoding alpha/beta fold hydrolase: protein MAFQEKSFESFNKRDMVQAWIYTPLRKPRGIIQLVHGYHEHSRRYMHMILKLNDAGFIVAADDHVGHGKTAYVSDNWSDWGDKGYMTMVEDEHSLRKIVQEEYPDLPYFMFGHSMGSMVARCYATIYGKGIDGLILCGTSGVIQTASSVIPVFKNLIDEGRGEEVDPSCLEMLMGWMWKTERYEENPVTSNTWACGDPDVNADHARDIYSDLLIQPNIRSLYYFANLMNDIVGVKWAEKVPTSIKVYNIAGDKDPVGLYGEGVYAVSNWLAETGHMVKTKVYSGYRHEIQYYLDIRDEVEDGIIDFVNCIIKK, encoded by the coding sequence ATGGCTTTTCAAGAAAAAAGTTTTGAATCATTTAATAAAAGGGATATGGTACAAGCTTGGATTTATACTCCTCTCCGTAAACCAAGGGGAATCATTCAGCTTGTGCATGGGTATCATGAACATTCACGTAGATATATGCACATGATATTAAAATTGAATGACGCAGGGTTTATAGTTGCTGCGGATGATCATGTAGGACATGGAAAAACCGCTTATGTTTCGGACAATTGGAGTGATTGGGGAGATAAAGGTTATATGACAATGGTAGAAGATGAACATTCACTTCGTAAAATTGTTCAAGAAGAATATCCAGATTTACCTTATTTTATGTTTGGGCATAGCATGGGATCGATGGTTGCAAGATGTTATGCTACCATTTATGGAAAAGGAATTGATGGTTTGATTTTATGTGGAACTTCAGGAGTAATTCAAACAGCAAGTTCAGTAATACCTGTTTTTAAAAATCTAATAGATGAAGGTAGAGGAGAAGAAGTTGATCCTTCTTGCTTAGAGATGCTCATGGGATGGATGTGGAAAACAGAACGTTATGAAGAAAATCCTGTTACCTCAAATACATGGGCATGTGGTGATCCTGATGTAAATGCAGACCATGCAAGAGATATATATAGTGATCTTCTAATACAGCCTAATATACGTTCACTATATTATTTTGCAAATTTAATGAATGATATTGTTGGTGTTAAGTGGGCAGAGAAAGTGCCAACATCAATTAAAGTTTACAATATTGCAGGAGATAAAGATCCAGTAGGTTTGTATGGAGAAGGTGTTTATGCTGTATCAAATTGGCTTGCAGAAACAGGGCACATGGTAAAGACAAAAGTTTATTCGGGATATCGTCATGAAATACAATATTATTTAGATATTAGGGATGAAGTTGAAGATGGAATCATAGATTTTGTGAACTGTATTATTAAGAAATAG
- a CDS encoding TIM-barrel domain-containing protein — MLLKEFMSINRIQNGYLVKGDTADIKIIFMSDDIIRVRASFDRKFEEASYTLVTTAWEDRFDSLLAEERERIEALDIPFEENEKEIIFYTKTLKLVLAKSPLHFSIYKLNGEKLYSDLVDRAFECDQLGRISHYNEVDLQNDHFYGFGEKTGKLDKMGRRMRMSPKDAIGHDPEFGDPLYKHIPFYIKLNNNNHHAIGLFYHNSYDSVFDMGNEISGYWPRYSYYQADGGDIDLFFINGPKVEQVLDNYTKLTGKQAMPPKQSLGYTASTMYYAELEKDCDKEIYEVIKKHFDEKMYIDNFKLASGYSSGEEDNLRYIFNWNKKRFPNPDEFMKKMNEMGLNVIPNLKPGILAKHPYKKEFEENEVFIKNPDGKGDYNGRWWGGVGRFVDFTKPSGRETWKKLLKENILSKGTITVWNDNCEYDGIEDRNAVCDFDGKPGTMAELKIMHSNLMAYVGKQAVAELYPNRRPYIINRAGFAGIQRYAQTWAGDNLTDWRTLKFNIATIVGMGLSGVANTGCDIGGFAGGAPEGELLLRWIQNGIFQPRFCINSANNDNTVTQPWMYEENNEFVRNAYSQRYRMLPYLYSLMYEAHTTGKSIMRPLLMEFQDDVNCYDDQYMTFMFGPSVLVANVLEKGAKSRKLYLPEGCTWYDMNNNMAEYKGGQVIEIPVTLNSIPMFLRGDGIFITNEEVKHITTDKMKTLDILIGGEAERSFNFYNDDGVTNDFEKGIYENTEINVSGGARKKISFKTIGSYEGGISDLTIKLVSKEKGAYWVSVDNEQIPRFLNKSSWEKAEQGWYYELSDRTVLVKCKKPAKKEFDIVVSCERFDLIGMGDE, encoded by the coding sequence ATGTTATTAAAGGAATTTATGTCTATAAATAGAATACAGAATGGTTATTTAGTGAAGGGGGATACCGCAGATATAAAAATAATTTTTATGTCAGATGATATTATACGTGTTAGAGCTTCTTTTGATAGAAAGTTTGAGGAAGCATCTTATACATTGGTTACGACTGCATGGGAGGATCGTTTTGATTCTTTACTTGCAGAAGAACGTGAAAGAATAGAAGCATTAGATATTCCTTTTGAAGAAAATGAAAAAGAAATTATATTTTATACAAAAACATTGAAATTAGTACTAGCTAAATCACCATTACATTTTTCTATATATAAATTAAATGGAGAAAAGTTATACAGTGATCTTGTAGATAGAGCTTTTGAATGTGATCAACTAGGAAGAATTTCTCATTATAATGAGGTTGATTTACAAAATGATCATTTCTACGGATTTGGTGAAAAGACTGGAAAGTTAGATAAAATGGGTAGAAGAATGCGTATGTCGCCTAAAGATGCAATTGGGCATGATCCTGAATTTGGAGATCCTTTATATAAACATATCCCATTTTATATTAAGTTAAATAACAATAATCATCATGCCATTGGACTTTTCTATCATAATTCCTATGATTCAGTATTTGATATGGGTAATGAAATTAGTGGATATTGGCCTCGTTATAGTTATTATCAAGCTGATGGAGGAGACATTGATCTATTCTTTATCAATGGACCAAAAGTTGAACAAGTCTTAGATAATTACACAAAACTTACAGGAAAGCAGGCAATGCCTCCTAAACAAAGCTTAGGTTATACAGCTTCTACAATGTATTATGCTGAACTTGAAAAAGATTGCGATAAGGAAATATATGAAGTAATTAAAAAGCATTTTGATGAAAAAATGTATATAGACAACTTTAAACTAGCATCTGGTTATTCCTCTGGAGAAGAAGATAATTTAAGATATATTTTCAATTGGAACAAAAAGAGATTCCCGAATCCAGATGAATTTATGAAAAAAATGAATGAAATGGGCCTTAATGTTATACCAAATTTAAAACCAGGGATTTTAGCTAAGCATCCGTATAAAAAAGAATTTGAAGAAAATGAGGTATTTATTAAAAATCCAGATGGAAAAGGAGATTATAATGGCCGTTGGTGGGGCGGTGTTGGAAGATTTGTAGATTTTACTAAGCCATCAGGTAGAGAAACGTGGAAGAAGCTACTTAAAGAAAATATTTTAAGCAAAGGAACTATAACCGTTTGGAATGACAACTGTGAATATGATGGAATAGAGGATCGTAATGCTGTATGTGATTTTGATGGAAAACCAGGCACTATGGCGGAACTTAAAATAATGCATTCTAATTTAATGGCTTATGTTGGAAAGCAAGCTGTAGCTGAACTTTATCCAAACCGCCGTCCATATATTATAAACCGTGCTGGATTTGCAGGTATTCAAAGGTATGCACAAACATGGGCAGGGGATAATTTAACAGACTGGCGTACATTAAAATTTAATATAGCAACTATTGTTGGAATGGGGTTATCAGGAGTAGCAAATACAGGTTGTGATATCGGGGGCTTTGCAGGAGGTGCTCCAGAAGGAGAACTATTACTAAGATGGATTCAAAATGGTATATTCCAGCCAAGATTCTGCATTAATTCAGCCAATAATGATAATACTGTTACTCAGCCATGGATGTATGAAGAAAATAATGAATTTGTACGTAATGCATATAGTCAGCGTTATAGAATGTTACCATATCTATATTCTTTAATGTATGAAGCTCATACTACTGGTAAATCAATAATGCGTCCATTACTCATGGAATTCCAAGATGATGTTAATTGTTATGATGATCAATATATGACATTTATGTTTGGGCCATCTGTTTTAGTTGCAAATGTATTGGAAAAGGGAGCGAAGTCAAGAAAACTTTACTTGCCAGAAGGCTGTACTTGGTATGATATGAATAATAATATGGCTGAATATAAAGGCGGACAAGTAATAGAAATTCCAGTTACCCTTAACAGTATTCCTATGTTTCTAAGAGGCGACGGAATTTTCATAACAAACGAAGAAGTAAAGCATATTACTACGGATAAAATGAAGACATTAGACATTTTAATCGGTGGAGAAGCAGAAAGAAGCTTCAATTTCTACAATGATGATGGTGTAACTAATGATTTTGAAAAAGGTATATATGAAAATACAGAAATCAATGTAAGCGGAGGAGCACGTAAGAAAATTTCTTTCAAGACAATAGGAAGTTATGAAGGTGGAATATCTGATCTTACGATTAAATTAGTAAGTAAAGAGAAAGGTGCATATTGGGTTTCTGTAGACAATGAACAAATACCGCGTTTCTTAAACAAATCATCTTGGGAAAAAGCAGAACAAGGATGGTACTATGAATTATCAGATAGAACAGTGTTAGTAAAATGCAAGAAACCAGCAAAGAAAGAATTTGATATTGTTGTTTCTTGTGAAAGATTTGATTTAATTGGTATGGGAGACGAATAG